In Alphaproteobacteria bacterium, one genomic interval encodes:
- a CDS encoding DUF2460 domain-containing protein: protein MSGFHDVQFPPDISYGASGGPGYSTTVVTTVSGHERRNANWAAARGKWNVAHGLKKRDQVAALIAFFRARRGRAYGFRFKDWTDYQALAQLIGQGDGASKTFQLVKTYASGGEVETRVITKPVPGTVKIYRDGVEAVSGWSVNTATGLVTFTVAPVSGVQVTADFEFDVPVRFDSDQMDLTIETYQLGSWGQIPVLEIRP, encoded by the coding sequence ATGAGCGGCTTTCACGACGTTCAGTTCCCGCCGGACATCTCCTACGGGGCGTCCGGCGGCCCCGGCTACTCGACCACCGTGGTGACGACGGTTTCGGGACACGAGCGGCGCAACGCGAACTGGGCCGCTGCGCGGGGCAAATGGAACGTGGCGCACGGCCTGAAGAAACGCGATCAGGTGGCCGCCCTCATCGCCTTCTTTCGCGCGCGACGCGGGCGTGCCTACGGTTTCCGCTTCAAGGACTGGACCGACTATCAGGCGCTGGCCCAGCTGATCGGGCAAGGCGACGGCGCGAGCAAGACGTTCCAGCTCGTGAAGACCTACGCCAGCGGCGGCGAGGTCGAGACCCGGGTCATCACCAAGCCCGTTCCCGGAACGGTGAAGATCTACCGCGACGGCGTCGAGGCAGTCTCCGGCTGGAGCGTCAACACGGCGACCGGGCTCGTGACCTTCACCGTCGCCCCCGTATCCGGCGTCCAGGTGACGGCGGACTTCGAGTTCGACGTGCCCGTCCGCTTCGACAGCGATCAGATGGACCTCACGATCGAAACCTATCAGCTCGGCAGTTGGGGCCAGATCCCGGTGCTGGAGATCAGACCATGA
- a CDS encoding NlpC/P60 family protein: MHADRPPSATATAIGDLADAIVAEARTWLGVPWRHQGRSRAGVDCAGLVVLVARALELADYDSTVYGRRAQGQGFVEHFRGHMDGIAVTQARPGDVLVFADQAYPCHCGFLTERFGRPHLLHAHATRRQVIEEPYAGEWPAKIKFAFRFRSPGS, from the coding sequence ATGCACGCTGACCGCCCACCATCAGCGACCGCCACCGCGATCGGGGATCTGGCCGATGCGATCGTCGCCGAAGCGCGAACATGGCTGGGTGTTCCCTGGCGCCACCAGGGGCGAAGCCGCGCCGGTGTTGATTGCGCGGGGCTCGTGGTGCTGGTGGCGCGGGCGCTCGAACTCGCCGACTACGACAGCACGGTCTATGGGCGCCGCGCGCAGGGACAGGGCTTTGTCGAACACTTTCGCGGGCACATGGACGGCATCGCCGTCACGCAAGCGCGGCCCGGCGACGTCCTCGTCTTCGCCGATCAAGCTTATCCCTGCCACTGCGGCTTTCTGACGGAACGCTTCGGACGGCCGCATCTCCTGCACGCGCACGCCACGCGCAGGCAGGTGATCGAGGAACCCTATGCCGGCGAATGGCCGGCCAAGATCAAGTTCGCATTTCGCTTTCGCTCTCCTGGATCCTGA
- a CDS encoding D-Ala-D-Ala carboxypeptidase family metallohydrolase, giving the protein MTTSYFNHWRDVPERSWRWKNFSPAEIACRGSGSLRINEEALDKLQALRDRLGKPLIVRSAYRSPAHNRAVGGAPRSKHMDGAAFDIAMANHDPVAFEEAARAVGFLGFGFYPRSGFIHIDLGPARQWGERFPVRATAFAAEAPPVREVLAESRTMKGSGAAGVATIGAAGVEVAQNVLAETQSAILPLVPYLDTLRWVFIAVALAGVAVAIYARIDDWKRGRR; this is encoded by the coding sequence ATGACGACGAGTTACTTCAATCACTGGCGCGACGTGCCCGAGCGCTCGTGGCGCTGGAAGAATTTCTCCCCTGCTGAGATCGCCTGCCGGGGCAGCGGCTCCCTGCGGATCAACGAGGAGGCGCTCGACAAGCTCCAGGCGCTGCGCGACAGGCTTGGCAAGCCGCTCATCGTCCGTTCGGCCTACCGCAGTCCGGCACACAACCGCGCCGTCGGCGGCGCGCCGCGCTCGAAGCACATGGATGGCGCGGCTTTCGACATCGCCATGGCGAATCACGACCCGGTCGCCTTCGAGGAGGCGGCGCGGGCGGTCGGCTTCCTCGGATTCGGCTTCTACCCGCGCTCGGGGTTCATCCACATCGATCTCGGTCCGGCGCGGCAGTGGGGAGAACGTTTCCCGGTGCGAGCGACGGCGTTCGCCGCCGAAGCGCCGCCCGTGCGGGAGGTGCTGGCGGAGAGCCGCACGATGAAAGGCAGCGGCGCCGCAGGTGTGGCGACGATTGGCGCCGCGGGCGTCGAGGTGGCGCAGAACGTCCTGGCCGAGACCCAGTCCGCCATTCTGCCGCTCGTGCCCTACCTCGACACGCTACGCTGGGTGTTCATCGCCGTGGCGCTCGCCGGCGTCGCTGTCGCGATCTATGCCCGCATCGACGACTGGAAGAGGGGGCGGCGATGA
- a CDS encoding DUF6127 family protein has product MDKEPDSGALIALPAAEFEALLERAAETGARRALHEVGLDGQDAAEDIRDLRSLLAGFRLAKRTAVQTTVRLITSGILLALMAGIAIKLKLFGNGP; this is encoded by the coding sequence ATGGACAAGGAACCAGACAGCGGTGCGCTGATCGCCCTGCCGGCTGCCGAGTTCGAAGCCCTGCTGGAGCGCGCGGCGGAGACGGGGGCGCGGCGCGCCCTGCATGAGGTTGGCCTTGATGGCCAGGATGCCGCAGAGGACATCCGCGACCTGCGATCGCTGCTCGCGGGATTTCGGCTAGCCAAGCGCACGGCCGTCCAGACCACCGTCCGGCTGATTACCTCCGGCATCCTGCTCGCCCTGATGGCCGGCATCGCCATCAAGCTGAAGCTGTTTGGCAACGGCCCCTGA
- a CDS encoding phage tail protein: MAILVAAGGAALGSAVGIGWQAGWLVGSVVGSLLFPAKGQNVTTEGPRLGDLTVSSSAYGASIAVGYGTLRMAGNMIWSSGIAEQQNVTRTRSGGKGGGGATQTSVTYSYFASFALSFGEGPAEDVLRIWADGKLIYDKTGASPDVAKPDLKFRFHSGAEDQLADPLIETHVGAGRAPAHRGLATIVFEDLALADFGNRIPNITAEITYQRAAQQPYQLLDFITTGEGGYFGSYQIDDLAVDWRRGYGYFLDSDINAAQAGIRRFSLRTMKEDRQARMTAVTSLTPNNFPGTLFCGEDGHLYMTVGTGNSRPIIRVEPNALKEVGRFGFSSTGLSNSTTRFVATSWLGMVSAYGPSGRIDCLLTGSLFDDIGLLRAETMGYVWGAGQTVTEPRVRGVIGGAVGEGFGDGWILGSGTSTNHGSLGLYRIRVSALARYDALTGQSLGVTFEKMATFSPAEIEGGATGFYSSAGGLTYDTTDDSVIFQVRVSNGGSGGTVYTLKWRADTGIVWKTAVPSQINYEGPFLGQCRLRGQRWTVMRSTRVVQLDTATGAIVLNELWPNAVSEQGAQVYDAVTDTHLVRGSQGWAKLFLNRGGGGGETLSGIVSNLCARAGLGLSDIDVADLGATVPGYVIGRQTTVRGAIEPLAHAYFFDAAESDDALRFRTRGRSPAATIDADLLLPLDERTGESWRERRTQEVELPERVSVVYMDRGVDYQQGTQSEKRTSLPLPTMHSRNQSSVELALALDATTAKQIAAKTLYSAWIERSTYEAELPADWLRLDPTDVVDVVFASGSTFRTRITRLDVGADFSLAVKGVSEAAATYVSNVAADGGSGKPVQIVGSQAATRLILPDLSLLRDTDDTGGSGSRLYYLMGGFGGPGWPGASLYRSADGTAWAQVGRSLSEAAWGATANALGTPTSPFATDETNSLTVFMTTGAERLESVTQDSMLSGANAALVLKANGEPEIIQFRDVTLNPDGSYTLSGLLRGRRGTDVFVDGHEAGELFVLLDPDDIETMVTSLGDLDLPRSWRAVGFGTIFEDAETLVASHTGRDLKPYAPWNVQAALTGSPANISLSWVRRTRIGGELKDGTGLVPLGETSEAYEIDILSAPGGVVKRTLTATSPNVVYANADILADFGAVPSSLTVAVFQISAVAGRGFPRTVTLEIN; this comes from the coding sequence ATGGCCATTCTCGTCGCAGCAGGCGGGGCCGCGCTCGGCTCCGCAGTCGGCATCGGCTGGCAGGCCGGCTGGCTCGTCGGCTCGGTGGTCGGCAGCCTTCTGTTTCCTGCCAAGGGACAGAACGTCACCACCGAGGGACCGCGGCTCGGCGATCTGACCGTTTCCTCGTCCGCCTATGGCGCATCGATCGCCGTCGGCTACGGCACCTTGCGCATGGCCGGCAACATGATCTGGTCCTCCGGCATAGCTGAGCAGCAGAACGTCACCCGGACCCGCTCCGGCGGCAAGGGCGGCGGCGGAGCCACCCAGACCTCGGTCACGTATTCCTACTTCGCGTCCTTCGCCCTCAGCTTCGGCGAAGGGCCGGCCGAGGACGTGCTTCGGATCTGGGCGGACGGCAAACTCATCTACGACAAGACCGGCGCGAGCCCCGACGTCGCCAAGCCGGATCTCAAGTTCCGTTTCCATTCCGGGGCGGAGGATCAGCTGGCCGATCCGCTGATCGAAACGCACGTCGGCGCGGGCCGTGCACCCGCCCATCGGGGTCTTGCCACCATCGTCTTCGAAGATCTGGCGCTCGCGGACTTCGGCAACCGCATCCCCAACATCACGGCCGAGATCACCTACCAGCGGGCGGCTCAGCAGCCCTACCAGCTGCTCGATTTCATCACGACGGGCGAAGGCGGATATTTCGGCAGCTACCAGATCGACGACCTGGCCGTCGATTGGCGGCGCGGATACGGCTACTTCCTGGACAGCGACATCAACGCGGCGCAAGCCGGGATCCGCCGCTTCAGCCTGCGGACCATGAAGGAGGACCGGCAGGCGCGGATGACGGCCGTGACCAGCCTCACGCCCAACAATTTCCCTGGCACGCTGTTCTGCGGCGAGGACGGCCATCTCTACATGACCGTCGGTACGGGCAACTCGCGTCCGATCATCCGGGTCGAGCCCAACGCCTTGAAGGAGGTGGGCCGCTTCGGCTTCTCCAGCACCGGCCTGTCCAACTCCACAACCCGCTTCGTTGCAACGAGCTGGCTGGGTATGGTCTCGGCCTATGGGCCCTCCGGCCGCATCGACTGCCTGCTCACGGGCTCATTGTTCGATGACATCGGTCTCCTGCGCGCCGAGACTATGGGTTACGTCTGGGGCGCCGGCCAAACCGTGACCGAGCCGCGTGTGCGCGGCGTCATTGGTGGCGCCGTCGGCGAAGGGTTCGGGGACGGCTGGATCCTCGGCAGCGGGACGAGCACGAACCATGGGAGTCTTGGCCTCTACCGCATCCGGGTCTCGGCGCTCGCCCGGTACGATGCGCTAACCGGCCAGTCGCTCGGCGTCACCTTCGAGAAGATGGCGACATTCAGCCCGGCGGAGATCGAGGGCGGTGCGACCGGGTTCTACAGCAGTGCCGGCGGCCTCACCTACGACACCACCGATGACAGCGTGATCTTCCAGGTCCGCGTGTCGAACGGCGGCTCGGGCGGGACGGTCTACACCCTCAAATGGCGGGCGGACACCGGTATCGTCTGGAAGACGGCCGTTCCGAGCCAAATCAACTACGAAGGCCCGTTCCTCGGCCAGTGTCGTCTCAGGGGCCAGCGTTGGACGGTGATGCGCTCGACCCGAGTCGTGCAGCTCGACACCGCGACCGGTGCCATCGTGCTCAACGAGCTCTGGCCCAATGCGGTGAGCGAGCAGGGCGCCCAAGTCTACGACGCCGTCACCGATACGCATCTGGTGCGCGGCAGCCAAGGCTGGGCGAAGCTCTTCCTCAACCGCGGCGGTGGCGGCGGAGAGACGCTCTCGGGAATCGTCTCCAACCTCTGCGCGCGTGCCGGCCTCGGTCTGTCCGATATCGACGTCGCCGACCTCGGAGCAACGGTTCCCGGCTATGTCATCGGCCGGCAGACCACCGTGCGAGGCGCCATCGAGCCGCTGGCACATGCCTATTTCTTCGACGCCGCTGAAAGCGACGACGCCCTGCGGTTCCGGACGCGGGGACGATCGCCCGCCGCGACCATCGATGCGGATCTTCTGCTGCCGCTGGATGAGCGGACCGGCGAAAGCTGGCGTGAGCGTCGCACGCAGGAGGTCGAACTGCCGGAACGGGTCAGCGTCGTCTACATGGATCGCGGCGTCGACTACCAGCAGGGCACGCAGAGCGAAAAGCGCACTTCCCTGCCGCTGCCAACCATGCATTCGCGCAACCAGTCCAGCGTAGAGCTGGCCCTTGCGCTGGACGCGACGACGGCCAAGCAGATCGCCGCCAAGACGCTCTACAGCGCCTGGATCGAACGCAGCACTTACGAAGCCGAACTGCCGGCTGACTGGCTGCGCCTTGATCCCACCGATGTCGTCGACGTGGTCTTTGCCTCGGGCTCGACCTTCCGGACCCGCATCACCCGTCTCGATGTCGGGGCCGATTTCTCGCTCGCGGTGAAGGGGGTTTCGGAGGCTGCCGCTACCTACGTCTCCAACGTGGCTGCCGATGGCGGCTCCGGCAAGCCGGTCCAGATCGTCGGCAGTCAGGCCGCGACGCGGCTGATCCTGCCGGACTTGTCCCTGCTGCGCGACACCGATGACACCGGCGGGTCGGGGTCGCGGCTTTACTACCTCATGGGCGGCTTCGGAGGCCCGGGCTGGCCCGGTGCCTCTCTCTACCGCAGCGCCGACGGCACGGCGTGGGCCCAGGTCGGGCGATCCCTGAGCGAGGCGGCCTGGGGCGCCACCGCAAATGCCCTCGGCACGCCGACATCCCCGTTCGCGACCGATGAGACGAACAGCCTCACGGTGTTCATGACCACCGGCGCCGAGCGGCTGGAGAGCGTCACACAGGACTCGATGCTCAGCGGCGCCAACGCGGCCCTCGTGCTCAAGGCCAACGGCGAGCCCGAGATCATCCAGTTCCGCGACGTGACGCTGAACCCGGACGGCTCCTACACCCTGTCCGGGCTTTTGCGTGGCCGACGTGGCACCGATGTCTTCGTGGACGGGCACGAGGCCGGCGAGTTGTTTGTCCTCCTCGACCCCGACGATATCGAGACCATGGTCACCTCGCTCGGCGATCTCGATCTCCCCCGGTCCTGGAGGGCGGTTGGGTTCGGCACGATCTTCGAGGATGCGGAAACGTTGGTCGCCAGCCATACCGGCCGGGACCTCAAGCCCTACGCGCCCTGGAACGTGCAGGCTGCTCTGACCGGCAGTCCGGCCAACATCAGCCTCTCTTGGGTGCGGCGGACCCGGATCGGTGGCGAGTTGAAGGACGGCACCGGCCTCGTCCCGCTCGGCGAGACCTCCGAGGCCTACGAGATCGACATCCTCTCCGCCCCGGGCGGAGTGGTGAAGCGGACGCTCACCGCAACGAGCCCAAACGTCGTCTACGCCAATGCCGACATCCTCGCCGACTTCGGTGCGGTCCCGTCGTCCCTGACCGTCGCCGTCTTCCAAATCAGCGCCGTCGCGGGCCGCGGCTTCCCGCGCACCGTCACTTTGGAGATCAACTGA
- a CDS encoding DUF2163 domain-containing protein, whose amino-acid sequence MKSTSAALAAHIAGPVTTLATCWRISRLDGKEFFFTDHDRDLSFEGKVYKASSGYSRTAIANDASLSVDNLDVEGVFDSASITEEELRAGLFDQAEVRIFLVNWADPAMGALRVRRGWFGEVVLTEQGIFRTELRGMTQALQQRIGELYSPECRADLGDHRCKVPANPTEIARSTAYLVGDVVRVRTTGTPVSFPLPIVNGSFEADGASDGSSFTPTGWTKVSGDWDVHDAGNGSLTPATGSSYLEGGSSASGELTQSIDLVTSGLDPLQIDGDAYRLDASVSRANSFPDDLGRVVIEALDGSSNLLSTLLDTGFEVILPEDSWVQRGVSQAQLPVGTRFLRFRLLHQLAAGSQSNAAFDAVVATITDTTASVPTSADFENRVYRCVTAGTTAAQQPSFDTTVGAQTADGGAVFEAEEAWSRSGVVTAVIDRAVFNATLDEPRAVDGWFAGGVLTWETGANAGRSIEVKGWNQGSGRIELFLPMGYAIEPGDAFRVHPGCDKRLDTCIDRFANVLNFRGEPYVPGQDAMMSYPDAR is encoded by the coding sequence ATGAAATCGACTTCGGCAGCCCTCGCGGCGCACATCGCCGGACCGGTGACGACGCTCGCCACCTGCTGGCGCATCTCGCGCTTGGACGGTAAGGAGTTCTTCTTCACCGACCACGACCGCGATCTGTCGTTCGAAGGCAAGGTCTACAAGGCGAGTTCCGGCTATTCGCGCACGGCCATCGCCAACGATGCGAGCCTGAGCGTCGACAATCTCGACGTCGAGGGCGTCTTCGACAGCGCGTCGATCACCGAGGAGGAGCTGCGCGCCGGTCTGTTCGATCAGGCCGAGGTGCGGATTTTCCTCGTCAACTGGGCGGACCCCGCCATGGGCGCTCTTCGGGTGCGCCGCGGTTGGTTCGGCGAGGTCGTGCTGACCGAGCAGGGCATTTTCCGGACCGAGCTGCGCGGCATGACCCAGGCGCTGCAGCAGCGCATCGGTGAACTCTACAGCCCCGAATGCCGCGCCGATCTCGGGGATCATCGCTGCAAGGTGCCGGCAAACCCGACAGAGATCGCCCGATCGACGGCGTACCTCGTCGGTGACGTGGTGCGCGTGCGCACGACCGGCACGCCGGTCAGCTTCCCGCTGCCGATCGTCAACGGCAGCTTCGAGGCAGATGGTGCCAGCGATGGGTCCAGCTTCACGCCCACCGGATGGACGAAGGTGTCCGGCGACTGGGACGTGCACGACGCTGGCAATGGCAGCCTGACGCCTGCGACTGGGAGCTCTTACCTTGAGGGCGGAAGCTCGGCATCGGGGGAGTTGACCCAATCCATCGACCTCGTCACATCGGGACTGGATCCACTGCAGATCGACGGAGACGCCTACCGGCTCGACGCGTCGGTGAGCCGGGCGAATTCGTTCCCGGACGATCTAGGGCGGGTCGTCATCGAAGCTCTGGACGGCTCGTCGAACCTGCTCTCAACGCTTCTCGACACGGGCTTCGAGGTGATCCTGCCCGAAGACAGCTGGGTTCAGCGGGGCGTTTCGCAGGCCCAGTTGCCGGTGGGAACCAGGTTTCTCCGCTTCCGGCTCCTGCACCAGCTCGCGGCTGGCAGCCAGTCGAACGCGGCTTTCGACGCCGTCGTGGCCACGATCACGGACACGACGGCATCGGTACCGACTTCCGCGGATTTCGAGAACCGCGTCTATCGCTGCGTGACCGCCGGAACGACCGCAGCTCAGCAGCCGAGTTTCGACACCACCGTCGGCGCGCAAACCGCCGATGGCGGAGCGGTGTTCGAGGCCGAAGAAGCCTGGAGCCGGTCGGGCGTCGTGACGGCAGTCATCGACCGGGCGGTCTTCAATGCCACACTCGATGAACCGCGAGCGGTTGATGGCTGGTTTGCTGGCGGTGTGCTGACCTGGGAGACCGGCGCCAATGCCGGTCGCTCCATCGAGGTCAAAGGCTGGAACCAAGGCAGCGGGCGGATCGAGCTGTTCCTGCCGATGGGATACGCGATCGAGCCCGGCGACGCCTTCCGCGTTCATCCCGGCTGCGACAAGCGGCTCGACACCTGCATCGACCGGTTCGCAAACGTCCTGAACTTTCGCGGCGAACCTTACGTGCCGGGCCAGGACGCCATGATGAGTTATCCCGATGCACGCTGA
- a CDS encoding cation-translocating P-type ATPase, whose protein sequence is MAILNRIVGPVVGGAEHLAFDVINGRMTVLDTAGDVSDDRVVEAVAGTGMSARPWDADNAETDRAVHLKRQARFTAVSGGFWAAGFLYHIFETGMGGAIGLFSGHGEAPMPLAEVALFALAILFGVWLVAPKARSSARRLSPDMNLLMVVAVAGAVGLGEFFEAATVAFFFALSLYLESWSVGRARNAVAALLDLAPPTARVIRDDRTEAVVPAERVAVGDRFVVRGGDRIPLDGEVTDGTGAVDQAPITGESALVPKEPGDAVYAGTINGEGTLTVRATKPASDTVLAKIVRMVGDAHSRRAEVEQWVTRFARVYTPAVMALAIAIALLPPLIAGGAWGFWFYNALVLLVIACPCALVISTPVSIVAALTASARAGVLIKGGAYVEAPARTTALALDKTGTITEGKPEVAAVHPLGGTSEADLLAVAASLEARSSHPLAHAILDRAGPQLTAAEDTRTVPGRGLEGRFRGRAVWLGSDRFAAEKGFAEAIPADLRERIEGAGATMVVVGDDGGVLGVLELRDRIRPDAKGIVTRLHAQGVKTIVMLTGDNERTARAVAAEVGIDEVRAELLPEDKVAAIEELVASHDMVAMIGDGVNDAPAMARAHYGVAMGAVGSDAAIETADIALMTDDIGKVPWLIGHSRRTIGIIRQNIGLSLATKALFVGLTAFGMASMWGAIAADVGVSLLVVANALRLLNAADPDAPPPVGGEGIGDRVAAGALAHGH, encoded by the coding sequence GTGGCGATCCTCAACCGGATCGTGGGTCCCGTGGTCGGCGGGGCCGAGCATCTGGCCTTCGATGTCATCAACGGGCGCATGACGGTGCTCGACACGGCCGGCGATGTCTCTGACGACCGTGTCGTCGAGGCGGTCGCCGGCACAGGCATGAGCGCTCGTCCATGGGATGCGGACAATGCCGAGACCGACCGCGCCGTTCATCTGAAGCGTCAGGCGCGGTTCACCGCAGTAAGCGGCGGCTTCTGGGCGGCGGGCTTCCTTTACCATATTTTCGAAACCGGCATGGGTGGCGCGATCGGTCTGTTCTCCGGCCACGGCGAGGCGCCGATGCCGCTGGCCGAGGTGGCGTTGTTCGCCCTCGCGATCCTCTTCGGCGTCTGGCTGGTCGCGCCCAAGGCACGGTCCTCAGCTCGGCGTCTTTCCCCTGACATGAACCTCTTGATGGTCGTCGCCGTCGCCGGCGCGGTCGGGCTCGGCGAGTTCTTCGAGGCGGCGACCGTGGCCTTCTTCTTCGCGCTCTCGCTCTATCTCGAAAGCTGGAGCGTGGGGCGTGCGCGCAATGCCGTCGCGGCGCTGCTCGATCTCGCCCCGCCCACGGCGCGGGTGATCCGCGACGACAGGACCGAGGCGGTCGTGCCAGCCGAACGGGTTGCCGTGGGCGACCGATTTGTCGTGCGCGGTGGCGATCGCATCCCACTCGACGGCGAGGTGACGGACGGCACGGGCGCGGTCGATCAGGCGCCGATCACGGGCGAGAGCGCGCTTGTCCCCAAGGAACCGGGCGACGCCGTCTATGCCGGCACGATCAACGGCGAGGGCACGCTGACGGTGCGCGCCACGAAGCCCGCGTCCGACACGGTGCTCGCGAAGATTGTCCGCATGGTGGGCGACGCGCATTCCCGCCGCGCCGAGGTGGAGCAGTGGGTGACGCGGTTTGCCCGTGTCTACACCCCCGCCGTGATGGCGCTGGCGATCGCCATCGCGCTACTGCCGCCGCTCATCGCGGGCGGGGCCTGGGGCTTCTGGTTCTACAACGCGCTGGTGCTTCTGGTCATCGCCTGCCCCTGCGCGCTGGTGATCTCGACGCCGGTCTCCATCGTCGCGGCGCTCACCGCCTCGGCGCGGGCCGGCGTGCTCATCAAGGGCGGCGCCTATGTCGAGGCACCGGCGCGCACCACGGCGCTGGCGCTCGACAAGACCGGCACGATCACGGAAGGCAAGCCCGAGGTGGCCGCCGTGCATCCGCTCGGCGGCACGTCGGAGGCCGATCTGCTCGCCGTCGCTGCATCGCTCGAGGCGCGCTCCTCGCACCCGCTGGCGCACGCCATTCTGGACCGCGCCGGTCCGCAATTGACCGCCGCCGAAGATACCCGCACTGTGCCGGGCCGCGGCCTCGAAGGCCGGTTCCGGGGCCGTGCGGTCTGGCTTGGCTCCGACCGATTCGCCGCCGAGAAAGGGTTTGCCGAAGCGATCCCCGCTGACCTGCGCGAGCGGATCGAGGGCGCCGGCGCGACCATGGTCGTGGTGGGCGATGACGGCGGGGTGCTCGGCGTGCTCGAACTGCGCGATCGCATTCGCCCTGACGCCAAGGGCATCGTAACGCGACTGCACGCCCAGGGCGTTAAGACCATCGTTATGCTGACCGGTGACAACGAACGCACTGCGCGCGCGGTCGCCGCCGAGGTCGGTATCGACGAGGTGCGCGCCGAGCTTCTGCCCGAGGACAAGGTCGCGGCGATCGAGGAATTGGTCGCGTCGCACGACATGGTGGCTATGATCGGCGACGGGGTGAACGACGCCCCCGCCATGGCGCGGGCGCATTATGGCGTCGCCATGGGTGCGGTCGGCTCGGACGCAGCCATCGAGACGGCGGACATCGCGCTGATGACCGATGACATCGGGAAGGTTCCCTGGCTCATCGGCCATTCGCGCCGCACGATCGGCATCATCCGCCAGAACATCGGACTCTCGCTGGCGACGAAGGCGCTCTTCGTTGGGCTGACTGCTTTCGGCATGGCCTCGATGTGGGGCGCGATCGCCGCCGACGTGGGCGTGTCGCTGCTCGTCGTGGCCAATGCCCTGCGCTTGCTGAACGCAGCCGACCCGGATGCCCCGCCTCCCGTAGGGGGCGAAGGCATTGGCGACCGCGTGGCCGCAGGAGCGCTTGCCCACGGCCATTGA